A single genomic interval of Spinacia oleracea cultivar Varoflay chromosome 6, BTI_SOV_V1, whole genome shotgun sequence harbors:
- the LOC130462977 gene encoding uncharacterized protein, whose product MEHCYSDCISKIPTYKISTYKISTTKVIISVLSSSRHTKNNSIRYDITLHTSTPRYPQANGQAESSNKIIINNLNKRLDDAKGRWADELPMILWPDRTTPKTATNHTPFSLVFGCEAVIPPEVELPTARSSFMAPGMNDSVLAHDIVTVDELREAALVRMASYQQAIPSSYNKNKVEKFRVYNEASMEEIAENVNYNLDS is encoded by the exons atTCCTACATATAAG atTTCAACATATAAG ATTTCAACAACAAAG gttataattTCGGTTTTAAGTTCATCAAGGCATACTAAAAACAACAGCATAAG GTACGATATCACCCTGCACACCTCAACACCGAGATACCCTCAAGCAAATGGCCAagccgagtcaagcaacaaaatcatcatcaacaacctcaacaAGCGCCTTGACGACGCCAAGggaagatgggcagacgaattacctatgatcctttggcCTGACAGGACGACACCCAAGACGGCGACTAATCATACACCTTTCTCCCTAGTCTTTGGTTGTGAGGCAGTCatccctcccgaagtcgagctccccacGGCAAGAAGCAGTTTCATGGCACCAGGAATGAACGATTCAGTCTTGGCCCACGATATCGTTACCGTTGATGAACTCAGAGAAGCGGCATTGGTCAGAATGGCATCATACCAACAAGCAATCCCGAGtagctacaacaagaat AAAGTAGAGAAGTTTAGAGTTTACAATGAAGCTTCAATGGAGGAAATTGCTGAAAATGTGAATTACAATCTTGATTCTTGA